In Thermoanaerobacterium xylanolyticum LX-11, the genomic window TAAACCAAAAGAAATATTTTTATTCTACTTTTCAATATAGCTTTCTACCATTCTGGATATTATGTCTTGCATTTCAGCAAAAAGGTCGGTTTTTCCGTCTTTTAAGCACCAATCAAAAATGACGCCCCTCGCTACAATAAATAGCTTCTCTGTAATTTCTTCACAGTCCAGAGTGTTGGGTATCTTGCCTTTTTCTTGCTCATTTTTTAATATTTGAATAAGCATATTCTGCATTGAACGTCCATGCGTTAAAAACATCTTATTCGTCGGAATATACAGATTTTTAGCCATATCTATTCCATCATTTATTGCAAGCTTGGCATATACGAGAAAATACTGAACCAATATATCTTTGCAGTCGGTATAAGCCTCTATAATTTTCGGCACTTCAGCCTCAAAAAATTCATCGCCATGCTTAAATATTTCCACCAAAAGGTCATATTTGGATCTAAAGTAGTGATAATAATTTCCTATCGAAACATTGGCCTTTTCTGCTATGTCTTTTACAGTTATGTTGTCATACCCGTGTTTTTTTATGAGCTCTACACCGCAACTGTAAATCCTCTTTTTAGTAGCAATAGCCTGCTTTTCTCTGGAAGTTAAACTTTCTGGCACCAATCTCTCTCCTGTTCTTCTAATCTATATTTTTAGCAACCTCAAAGGCATTCCATATTGCATACATGATGTTTGAAACATTGCCAGCATCGCCAATCAGATAGACATTTGGAATTTCGTCTTCCACCTCTTTATACAGAGAATCAGACGGAGCATATCCAACTGCAAGAATAACTGTATCTGCTGCAATGTCTATATCACCATCAGGCGTATTCACTTTAAGCACCTTTCCGTCATATGCAGTAGCTTTTGCAGATGTTATAGTCCTTATTCCTTTGAAAGGTATCAATTCTTTTAGCATCTCGCTATTTGCATGACACAATGGTCCATTTACCGCCAAAAGCTTTGGAAGCGCCTCAACTATCGTCACATTCTTGCCCATATCTTTAAGCCACAGTGCTGTCTCACACCCTACAAGTCCACCGCCAATTATGACAACATCATTTCCTATATCAACTTTTCCTAACAATACATCTTGTGCAGTGTATAAAGGTCCTTCTCCCAGTGAAAATACTTTTGGCTTTGAACCTGTCGCAACTATCACTACATCTGCATCAAAATTAATGACATCATGGGCATCTAATTCTGTATTTAGATGAACTTCTACGTTTAACTTCTTTAACTCATTCTCATACCAAGCCACCAGCGCATGATCATCTTCTTTAAATGATGGCACGCCGCCTGGAATCAGGTTTCCGCCTAACCTACCAGTTTTTTCATACACGATTGGCTCATGTCCGCGAAGTGCTAAAACGCGGGCTGCCTCACAGCCTGATACACCGCCACCTACAATTAAGACCTTCTTTTTGTGCTGTGTAGGTATAAGCCGCTCAGCGCTTTCACGGCATGCCTGTGGGTTTACTGCGCAGTTTAGAGCAGAATACTCCTGTATGCGTCCCATACATCCTTCATGACATGATAAACAAGGGCGTATAGAAGCGGTATCACCTGCCTTAAGCTTATTTACATAATCAGGATCAGCCAAAAGTGGACGACCTAATGAAACTATGTCACATGCTCCATCTCTTACAGCATCTGACGCAAGGTCTGGGTTATCCATGCGTCCTGCACATATGACAGGTACATTTACAGCTTCTTTCACCATCTTTGCATATGGGATGTAAAGCCCCTTTTCTTGGTACATTGGCGGATGGCTCCACCACCATGCGTCGTAACTTCCTACATCTACGTCCAAAGCATCGTATCCATATTCAACCAAAAGCTTAGCTGCCTCAATCCCTTCTTCAATATCTCTTCCCTTTTCTTCAAATTCCTCTCCTGGAAGACCGCCTTTACGCCAATCTTTGATGAAGCTTTTTACACTGTACCTTAGCGTAACCGGAAAATCACTGCCACATGTGTTTTTTATCTCCTCCAAGACTTCCCTTGCAAAGCGCAGTCTGTTTTCAAGGCTTCCGCCGTATTCATCTGTTCGATTGTTAAACATAGATATGGCAAATTGGTCTAAAAGGTATCCTTCATGTACCGCGTGTATCTGTACGCCGTCAAATCCTGCTCGCTTTGCATTGTAAGCGCCCTTGCCAAACTGCACAACTATCCTGCGAATTTCCTCTTTTGTAAGAGGACGGCATGTCTTGTCAAGCCAACGGTGTGGGATAGGTGATGGCGCAACAGGCGGATGTTCTCCTAAATTTGTAGGAATTGTAACCCTTCCAAATCCACCAGATAATTGTAGAAACACCTTAGAACCATAAGCATGTATTTTCTCCGTCATCTCACGAGCAGTCCTAATGAAGTGAACTGGAGTATGTGTAGAACATGGACAATTAGGCATGTCATGCTTTTCTATATCGTTGTCAACAAAAGTGACGCCAGTGATGATAAGTCCTGTACCACCTTTAGCTCTTTCAACATAGTAATCAATTCCTCTTTGATTGAAACCACCTTCGGAATCGCCAAGGCCTAATGGTCCCATAGGAGCCATTGCAAAGCGGTTTTTGATGACACAGCTTCCGATAGACACTTCATCAAAGAGAATGCTGTACTTTTTATCCATAAAAAGTCCCCTTCTTTTCTTAATTTTATTGAACATGTTCACCGAATGCATTCTACGAAAATTATATCAGTATGTTAATTAATTGTCAATAAGGTAAAATATTATTTAGTCATTATTATTTATAGTTTGCTTAATAAAATAAATTTTAAAAGTTTGTATACATTTGTTTATCTGTTTTGTTATATTAATGAAAACTTAAAGATACAAGGCGTCGTTGTGACGGGTACTGCGGAAACTTTAAAATCTCTTAGAGGTTTACCTTTTATAAAGGCATCATCATTAGGTGTTGTCACGGATAAGTATTGAATATTAAAAGCTGCTGACTTGTAATCAGCAGCTTCATTTTGTTACTTTCACATATTATATTCCAAAAATTTTCAAAATCCATCCAAGAATAGAACCAAGTGTTACCATATCGGTATCACCAGCCCATCTCATAAAATCAGTGATTGTATGTGCGACATTCTCTCACCTGTTAAAAAACAGTAATATTAGACTAAATGTCAATATTTAAATAAATCATTTTGTTCGAACCCTTACGCATTTACCACTTTTATCGCTACTAAAATGACTAAAATACTATAGATTGCCATTAAAGGAGAGCATCAGCATTAATATAGAAATTAACAAAATAAAGCTCCATTATTATTAAAAAACATTAACTTTTTGTTTTTTGTCCATAATAAGCATTAGCCCCATGTTTCCGATAATAATGTTTATCTTGCAATTCTTGTGGTGCTGGATTAATAAACGGATTAATAATTCTTGAGTATGCCGCCATTTTTGCCGATTCTTCTAGAACTACAGCATTTTGTACGGCATCATATGCATCAACGCCCCATGTAAATGAGCCATGATTTCTACATAAAACTGCCGGCATAGCTATATAATCCCTATTTTTAAAATATTCAGCAATTATTAAACCTGTATTTTTCTCATATGCTTTATCTATTTCTTCTATTGTAAGATTTCTAACACATGGAATTTCTCCATACATATAATCAGCATGTGTAGTACCATAGCAAGGAATTCCCAATCCTGCCTGAGCCCAACTTGTAGCCCATGAAGAATGAGTATGAGCTACACCACCAATTTTAGTAAATGCTTTATATAACTCCAAATGAGTAGCAGTATCAGTAGAAGGATTATACTTACCTTCTACTACATTCCCTTCCAAATCAACTACTACCATGTCCTGTAAAGTTAACTTGTCATATTCTACTCCACTTGGTTTTATTACAAAAAGTCCAGTTTTTCGATCAATCCCACTTACATTTCCCCATGTTAACTTAACTAAACCATAATGTACCAGCAACATATTTGCTTCATATACCTTCTTTTTTAGTTCTTCTAACATGCAGTTTCCTCCTTAATTTTATAAATCCATGTGCACAAATTTTTGTGAATAAAATAATACATTTTAAAAATTTTAATATTAACTTAATTTTATGCTAATCTGTCATTGCGTCTAAAATTTTTCTCATCTTCTTATTTATATTTATTAAATCTTCTTTCCAATTTTTATTTCCCATGTACCAAAATTCCGTTACATACCTTCTAACCCCAATACTCCAAGCAGTTTTTATAGTTTTTTCAAAGTCTACATGTCCACTTCCATATGGTACTTCTCTAAACTTTCCTGGCAATGTTTCTTTCAAATGTAATGAAAAAATATGCCCAACACCTGATTTTAAATCATCATATACATCTGAGCCATACAACAGTGACGCATTTTTTATATTACCGCTATCCGGATATATTCCTAAATATGGTGAGTTAATATTTTTTATAAAGAACATTGCCTTCCATACGGTATTCATAAATTCGGTCTCCATAGTTTCAAATCCAAGCATTATTCCATACTTTGCTGCCATTAAAACTGCTTTTTTTACATTCTCAAAAAATCTCTTTTGAGTTTCTGAAGTTGAATTTTCATAATAAACATCATATCCAGCAATCATTATTACTCTTATTCCTAAATCATCTGCTAATTTAATTGCTTTCTCCATAATTTCTAAACTCTTATTACTTATTTCATAATTGCTGCTTCCTAATGGATATTTCCTGTGTCCACTCAAGCACATTGTACGGATTGGTATTCCAACATCATACATAGTTTCTATAAGTTCTAATCTGTCTTTCTTGGTCATATCTAATCTTGCTAATTTTTCATCTGTTTCATCAATACTCATTTCCACATAATCATAATTAGCCGCTTTAGCTATTTCTAACTTTTCCTTCCAGCTTAATTGCATTGGCATTGCTTTTTCATATAAACCTATCATATACGTCCTCATAAAATCATCACCTAAATTTTATGTTTTTGACTTTAGCATTGTAAAGTATACATTGTTATCTCATTAATCTCTCGATTAGTTGCTATTATTATATCCTTGCTTTTGTTCTTATAGGTAATTACATTTGCCGCACCAGCGTTCGTATCAAGTATTTCTAAATCATAGTTTCCTGTTTTATCATTGTAAGTTATAGCAATTAAATTACGTTTTCCACCTCTATGCCCAACAATAATCATTGGTTTGCCACAAATAAGCCCACCATAAATTGCATGAAGAAATTCCATTTTCGTTGAAAATACTTCTGTATATTTTTCATTATCTTTTTTATAAATAATAAGATTATCACCATGAAAAGGCGAAAAGACCACTAATTCATCAATACCATCATTATCAAAGTCTAAGAGTAATGCATCACTTGCTGGTGTTGATATAAGTTTTTCAATCGTCCATTTCCCATTGATATTTGCTGGAGGAACAAAATGAAAAACACCTTGCTCACATGAAATCACAGCGCTTTGTGAACCATTATTCAAATAGCGGTAATATCCGTGATTTTTTGACATCCCATCTTTTATAACTTCTAATTGCAATTGATTATTATCATTAAAATCCTCTAAATTATCAGGTAGTACTGCTGAATATACTTTGCCTGGAATTGTCCAATCATCTTTGTATTCATGACCAGATTTTATAGTACATACAATCAAATAATTGATGCCATTTCTAGTTATAATATCAAAACGATGAACAAAAGGTAAATTCACTAATGTTCTTATTTCCCAATAATCTTTACCTTTGGGACTTACCACTACAATAGAAGCATTCTTTGAATCATTTGGTGAATAAAATTTATGAGTTGCTAAAAATTGACCATTTGATCCAGGTACCTGTACGATGGACATAGTACCTCCATATCCATCCCATATAGTTTCTTCTAAATTTCCATCTAAATCAAATAAAAAACATTTACCTATTTTCTCTGTTGCTACAACAATATGTTTAGAATTATTATAATCAAGTAAAGTCATTGAATAACATTTTTCTAATTCTCCTATTTTTTTTCTATCCACTTTCATGCGCAAACTCACCTTTCTATAATATTGACCGGAAAGGAACATTTGGTTCATCTGTGAAGCAATCTTCAAATCCTCTGCGATAGTGATATTTTATTTTATCTTTATCTGTAGGCCATACATATTTTCCACCCACGTCCCAAATAAATACCTTAAATTTGTAATCCAAAATATCTTTCTTAAATTTATAAAGCATTAATATTTCCTCGGGATCAGCTTTAAAATTTGTCCACACATCATAATGGACAGGTATAACAATTTTGCAATTTAATGCTTCCGCCATTCTCAAAATGTCTACAGAAGTCATTTTATCCTGAACACCTACAGGATTCTCACCAAAAGAACCCAAGGCTACATCTATCTGATAATCTTTACCATGTTTTGCAAAATAAATAGAGTAATGCGAATCTCCACTATGATATACAGAACCAGCGGGTGTTTTAATAAGATAATTGACCGCCTTTTCGTCCATATCAGTAGGACATTTACCACGAATATCTTCATTTGCTGTAACAATACATGTTCTATCAAAAGAATCGAGTACTACAATCTCGCAATCTTTAATTTTAACTATATCTCCCGGTTTTACAACTTTACATCTTTCCTTTGGCACACCGTAGCTTAACCATTTTTCTACGCTTTTTAGTGGACCTATAAATGGAACATCATCAGAACAATTATTTATCACTGCCGCCGCAAAGAATGGATCAATATGATCATTGTGGAAATGTGTAGACAAAACCGCATCCACCGTCGTTACTGCAAAAGGATCAAATACAATAGGTGCTGCACGAAGGTTAGGCTGCGTTGCTCTTCCACCCGACATATTTCTCATTTGATGAAATAAATCCATTTCTTTATTTTTCTGTGTTCTTTTACCATTGCCAAACCAAAGATCTATAGCTATATTAGTATTGTTTTCTGTTTTAATCCAAATTCCTGTACATCCAACCCACCACATAGCAAATGTACCTGGCAATACTTGTGTTTCATCTATTTCCTCATTAAGCCACGTTCCCCATTCAGGAAAAGCCCCTAATATCCATTTTTCTCTTGTAATTTCGGAAATTTTGCTCATAATATACCACATCTCCTTTTATTTCTGATAAAATTTATAAAAATACATAATTAAAAATCGGCAAGTATATCTTGTGATTCATAATATAAAAGTTTTTGAATATTTCTATATAGTTTGAATTTTTAAGCTGTACTTGCCGATTTTTTAAATACAATAAATGATTAAATTGCAAATCCAAACAATGATCCAATTGCCTTAATAATATATAGCACTGGCAACCAAACTACTGTCCAATCTATATTAGAAAACATTAATCCAGATCCATAAACACAACCCATTAATGGATACAAAGCTACCAATCCTAGATGTGCTATAAAACTATTCACAAATCCTGCAATCAAAGATCCCCTCCAGCCACCTGTTTTATTAGCAAAAACACCTACAACGCCACCATCAAAAACCATTATAATTGGACTTGGGAAAATAATAATTGAACTTTTTATTGAAATTAACAATGCTAATACAACTAATGCGCCTACTACTGAACCTATAAATCCGATAACTGCACCATTAGGCGAATATGGGAAAAATGCAGCACAATCTACAGCTGGTATAGCATTAGGTATTATTTTGTCAGATATACCCTTAAATGCTGGCACAATTGCAGCTATCAACATCCTTACACCAGATAAAAGTATAACCATTCCTGCAGCAAAAGTTAAACTTTGTATAAAAACCCAAACAACCCAATTTGTATTCCCGCTTAATGTTGTCATATTTTTCGAACCAGTTGCTATTCCAATTCCTAAAAACAATAATATCATCAAAGTTGTTGTAACTATAGTATTATCTTTAAATACAGAGAGAAAACCAGGTAACTTTAAGTTTTCAGCATCCTGTTCTTTATTTCCAAACCATTTCCCAATATAATGACCCATAAATGCACCAGTCATGTTGCAATGCCCAATTGTAATTGTATCATTCAAAAAACTTTTACCTATAATTCTTGGTAGTGACGGCAAATATGTCCAATAAAGAGCTGCAAGTATAGAAGCTAATATAATAGTTCCAGTATTACTTATCTTTATAATGCTGGGTAAAGCCAAATTTAAAAAAGCAGATAAGAAAAACATCATATGTGCAGTTAAATACACATTTTTTGTATTTTTAAATGGTGTTATTCTTGCTAAAAATACATGAATAAAAAAACCAAGAATAAAAGTAATTGTAATAGCATCCGCTAATTTTGTACCCATAGCTACTCCAAATGCAGCTTCATTAGCAGGCATAACACCTTTTACATTTAAAGCTTTACTTAATGTGCTCATAATAGGACCGACAGTACCACTTAAAACTCCTGCACCTGTTGATAAAAGTACCATTCCAATCATCGTCTTAACTACACCATCAACAACTTCAACAGATTTCTTTTTCTGCAAAAGTAAACCTACAAGTGCTACTAAGCCAAGAAAGATTGGAGCTTTATCCATTAACTGAAATATTATAAAATGGATAATTATATTATTGGTTATTAAATTCATAAATTTTTCCTCCTTCATTTGATTTATTTTAAAAATTATTTTTTTAAGACAGGGATTAATGCTTCTTCAACTTCTTTCATTACAACAAAATTTGAAATCTGTATAGTCTTACTTTTAATCGAATCAGGTAAAGTTTCATATATCTCTTTTGTTGTTACATAAATGTCTGCATTTGTGGAAGTAACACTACCTAAATCGCATGATTGAACATCACCATCTAAGTTTAATTTCTTCAAGAGATTTTCTACATTCATCTTTGCTATAACACTTGTTCCTACTCCCATACCGCAAATTGTTACTATTTTCATAAAAATCCACCTCCTAATAACTACTTTATGTAATTTTCCTGCAAAACAGCCTGCAATAACATATTTTTAAAATTTTTCTTCGAAATCAATTTGGTATTTAATTTATATATTTTAGTACTGTTTCTCTATCTTCTGCATATTTTATCTTTTTAACTTTCTCATCATCCCCCAGCAGTTCCACCAACTCCGATAGTGCTTTTAAGTGTGATGAATGGTCTATGGCACAAAGGCATACAACTATTTTTACTGGATCATTTTCTTTATTGCCGAAATTTACTGGATTTTTAAGAGTGATGAGGCTCATGCCTATTTTTTTAGCTCCTGATTCTGGTCTTGCATGAGGCATTGCTATACCCGGTGCAATGACAATATATGGTCCTATCTCTTTCACAGAATCTATCATTGCGTCTATATACCTATGCTCTATGGCGCCATCTTTTTCTAGAAGCTCACCTCCAATCCTTACTGCTTCTTCCCAATCCTTCACTTCAACATTCAGCCTAATAGTCTTTTCTGTCAAAAGGTCTTTTAACAATGGTTCTGCAACTCCTCTCTCTTCGTTTACATCTTCTATATCTAAGAATTCTTTAAGTTCTTCGATCAGTTTTTGCCTGTTTAAAATACTGCAATGCTTCTCAATAATTTCAATTAGATCGTCTAACTTGATTGCGTATGTCCTGTCATTTTTTATAAACAATTTCAACTTCTCAATGTCATTTTCAGTTAACAAAGGATTTACAACTACAGTTTTAATTCCTTCCGCATCCACTGGAACAGTAGACACTATCAAATCAACATGTTTTTTCTTTAATTCGTCTTTTACTTGATGGTATGCTACAGTTCCTTTTATATTTACATTGAAAACCGATTGAAGCCTTGATGACAGCATCTTTGCCGTTCCAATTCCTGTGCCACATACAACAAGCACATCCATTCTATTTATTACCAGTGATTTTTGCCTCTCTATAGCAGCACCGAAATGCATCACAAAATAACCGATTTCTTCATCATTAAGCTTATTTCCTGCATATTCTTCTAAGGGCTTTAAACATCCTTTCACTACTTCAAAAAGCCTGCTGTAATTCCTTTTTATTTCATCCAATACTGGATTCTTCAGCTCTAAGCCATGGCTTAATCTGTATACCGTAGGCCTTACATGCTCTAAAAGGCCTTCAAAAAGCTGCACATCTCTGGATAAGTCTATATTTACTTCTCTTTCTACATTGCTTATAATTTTTTTCGTAATAAGCTCCAGTTCAAGCCAATTTTTATCTTTGTTGCTTTTCTTATTCGTTACATTACTCCCTAAAAGATGGACAGTCATATAGCCAATCTCATCTATAGGTATGTTGACATTAAAATGCTTTTCAAGCATCTTAGCTATATTTGAAGCGACACTGAATTCCTTTGTCATTTCCAGCGATTTTAATTCTTCTGTAGGCATTATGATGTCTCTTCCAAGCTCTATCCTCTTTATGGCAATTGCAATGTGGGCAACTAATCCCGTAAAAGCCGCATCGGAAAATACCGTCTCCAATTCATTTTCCGCAATTCTTATGCATTCTTCAATGTACGATATATCAATATCTTGAAAGAGCCTTTTTATTTCGTTGTCCATGCCTACATTTATCTTCGTGTACATAGGCGATTTCACGATGTCAAGCACTTTTTCTATATCTACCGTTTCAGTAAGAAGTTCTATAGCAGCTTTTCTGACTCTTTTCTCATCTCCTATGACTTTCAATCCATACTTTGGCACTGACTTAAGCTCAAGCCCATGCTCTAAAAGCCATTTTCTCACATTTTCAAGGTCATTTATTATAGTGCTTCTTGATACCAATAATTTGTCTGCCAGTGTGTTTATCGTCGTATAATCTTTCTGCCCCATCAAATTGCTTAAAATTATATTAACCCTTTCTTTTTGCGAAAGTGCATAATGGTAAATGCTTACGTCGTCTAAAATATCTAATGCCTTTTTTCTATCTTCCAATGATTCAGAAAATTTCACACCTACATTTGGTTTTCTCATTAATTGTGGCAAATTGTTGTACTTTAAAAATTCATCAATTGCATCAAGGTCGTATCTTATCGTCCTTGAGCTCACTTTAAATGAACTGGCCAGTTCAGTGATCTTGACCGGGAGGCTTGAATTAACAAGCTTTATCAGTATATGTGTGCACCTTTCATTGAGTATGATAATTATCACCTCTTTCATTATAAATTATATTACCTTTTATCTTTCTTGAAAAGCTTAACATTTTTCAAATCAATTATGGCAAAATTGCACTATATATTATACTGCATTTTACAAAACAAAAATACCGCCTCGACTTTTAGTCTTGACGGTATAGTTTATCTATGCAGTTTTAATGCTAATATTTTTAAGTTTTTCAAGATTTATTTTGACTTTATGATTTAATTCATCATCATCGATTAAATACTTGGTTTTTTCTCTGATGTTCTCATCCGACTCATAATATGCTATTGCTTCCCGTATATTATCTAATACATTATAAATTTTTTTATCATAATCATAGATAGCTTCTTCTGCTTCATAGAAATATGACTCGAACTTCTCAGAAAATGATTTTGCATCTATCTCACCTATTAAATATTTATTAGCTAATTCGACTAAATACTCTACTGCTTTCATTCAATCTCCCTCCAATCTAGTTTAGGTCTTTTTCTCGCTATTACGGTTTTAATATCTCCATTATCCTTCGCTATATGCACTGATAAATTATTCTTAAATCTAACAATCGTGCCATCAGGTTCTTAATATTTTTTGCCATTTGTTAAAGTATCTAAAACATCCTCTATTGAAAATATTTTACCTTGTCCCATACGACCTAATATTCTATTTAAAGCATGTTCAGTAAAATTATATCCATTTTCTTTAAAATAATTATATGTCTCAACTAATTTCGCCTTATATTCCTCCGAATAATTCTTCCCTCTTAACATTATACCACCGTTTTGCTTCTCCATAAGTTCATTATACTGCTTTAATATACTTGCGTCAATTTCTAAGCATCACCTATATAGTATAAAAAGCCTTCTCAGACTACTCTTGAGAAGGCTCACATTTAATTTTCATTCATAAATTTTTCCAATGTATCTCTATCCGGCAGTCCATCGTTGTCACCTGGCGACATGATTATTATCGCACCTATTGCATTGCCTCTTTTTACTGCATCTTTTAGCGTAAGCCCTTCTAACAGCCCGCTTATTACACCTGTTGCAAATCCATCTCCAGCGCCCACCGTGTCAACTACTTTTTCAACTTTATACCCTCTTACAGTAAAGCTTTCGTCTTTTGTCTTGACATATGCTCCTTTGTCACCAATCTTTATGATAACAGCTTCAACTCCTCGCTTTAAGTAAAAATCAGCTATATCATCAACATCATTCGATCCTGTCAAAATCAAGCCTTCTTTTATACCTGGCATGACAATATTGCAATTGTATGCGATGTCGTTTAACGTAGTCACCATCTCATCTTCGCTTTTCCACAGGCTCTTTCGTATATTGGGATCAAATGAAATCCTTATGCCATTTTCTTTTCCAATCTGAATCATTTTGTAGACAGTATTCAATGTGTCTTTTGAAAGAGCCGCTGTTATGCCTGTAATGTGTATGTGCTTAAGCCGACTCACATCACAATCAATGTCGTCAGGTGTTATGTGTGATGCTGCTGAACCCTTTCTAAAGTAAAATATATCTGGATCTCCTTCTGATGTCTTTGATTTAAGCATAAAACCTGTCGGGTACTCATCTGTAAACTTTATAGATGAAACATCGATTTTTTCTTCCGACAATTTCTTGTAAATGTACTTTCCGAAAGGGTCATTGCCAAGCTTCGTAATGTACTTAACATTATGCCCAAGCCTACTTAAGCCTATGGCCACATTTGCTTCTGCACCTGCCAATGCCTTCGTAAAATTGCTGACATTGTCAAGAGTACCTTCTTCATCTGCAATGAACAATGCCATAGGTTCTCCTGCCAATAAAACCTTTGCCAAAATGTATCACCTACTTATCCAATTTGCTTCAATGCATTTACGAGCCTTTTTGCTCTTTCCTCTAAAAGATCCAAATTGTCAAAGTTTATTCCCTTTGTCAGATAACCGCCTACACCAACTGCATATGCGCCGTTTTCAAACCACTCATTTATATTCTCATCATTTACGCCGCCTGTAGGCATAAACTCCAGAAATGGAAATGGTCCTTTGAGAGATTTTATTATCTTTGAATCGACAAATTCTCCAGGGAAAAGCTTAATGACTTCTGAGCCCATCTTGTAAGCTTTATACATCTCCGTAGTTGTAGCTGCTGCCATCGAGAAAAATACGTCATTTTTCTTGCAATATGCTGCCACTTCCTCAACAATGCAGGGTGTCACCACAAAATCTGCCCCATTTCCTACAGCTTCCTCTGCCTGATTTAGCTCTAATACTGTCCCTGCACCTACTATTTTATCAGGATATTTCCTTTTAAGTTCCTCAATAAGCTTCCCTGCTCCATCCACAGTGTACGTTATCTCTATTATGTTTATGCCGCTTTCTATGACTTTCTCTGCCATCTTAAGTCCCAATTCATAATCTTTGCACCTTATGACTGAAAATATCCCGCCTTTTGTTTTCTCTTTTATTTCCTTAAAACTCATATAAATCATCCTTTCTATATATTTTATTTAATGAGATCTGGTAGATCCCCTTATTACAAGCTCCGCTTTTAAAACAACCTTTTTAGGTTCAATTTCATCGCCTCTACTTATCCTGTTAATAAGCATTTTTGCTGATTCCACACCAACTTCATAGGTAGGCTGCGATATGGTAGTAATTCCTGGCGGTATAAGGGACGCCCATCCCCAATCGTCGTAACCACATACGGCAACATCATCAGGTACCTTTAAATTCATCTTATTTACGACTTGTAGTACATTTAAAAGCACAACACCATTTACAGCAAATAATGCCGTCCTGCACTTCTTATAGTCTCTCATCATTAATACTATATTCTCTTCAATTTTGTTTAAATCATCGTCTACTTCAAATATCAA contains:
- a CDS encoding anti sigma factor C-terminal domain-containing protein — translated: MYTFVYLFCYINENLKIQGVVVTGTAETLKSLRGLPFIKASSLGVVTDKY
- a CDS encoding L-ribulose-5-phosphate 3-epimerase; the protein is MRTYMIGLYEKAMPMQLSWKEKLEIAKAANYDYVEMSIDETDEKLARLDMTKKDRLELIETMYDVGIPIRTMCLSGHRKYPLGSSNYEISNKSLEIMEKAIKLADDLGIRVIMIAGYDVYYENSTSETQKRFFENVKKAVLMAAKYGIMLGFETMETEFMNTVWKAMFFIKNINSPYLGIYPDSGNIKNASLLYGSDVYDDLKSGVGHIFSLHLKETLPGKFREVPYGSGHVDFEKTIKTAWSIGVRRYVTEFWYMGNKNWKEDLININKKMRKILDAMTD
- a CDS encoding L-ribulose-5-phosphate 4-epimerase, whose translation is MLEELKKKVYEANMLLVHYGLVKLTWGNVSGIDRKTGLFVIKPSGVEYDKLTLQDMVVVDLEGNVVEGKYNPSTDTATHLELYKAFTKIGGVAHTHSSWATSWAQAGLGIPCYGTTHADYMYGEIPCVRNLTIEEIDKAYEKNTGLIIAEYFKNRDYIAMPAVLCRNHGSFTWGVDAYDAVQNAVVLEESAKMAAYSRIINPFINPAPQELQDKHYYRKHGANAYYGQKTKS
- a CDS encoding TetR/AcrR family transcriptional regulator, translating into MPESLTSREKQAIATKKRIYSCGVELIKKHGYDNITVKDIAEKANVSIGNYYHYFRSKYDLLVEIFKHGDEFFEAEVPKIIEAYTDCKDILVQYFLVYAKLAINDGIDMAKNLYIPTNKMFLTHGRSMQNMLIQILKNEQEKGKIPNTLDCEEITEKLFIVARGVIFDWCLKDGKTDLFAEMQDIISRMVESYIEK
- the ulaG gene encoding L-ascorbate 6-phosphate lactonase codes for the protein MSKISEITREKWILGAFPEWGTWLNEEIDETQVLPGTFAMWWVGCTGIWIKTENNTNIAIDLWFGNGKRTQKNKEMDLFHQMRNMSGGRATQPNLRAAPIVFDPFAVTTVDAVLSTHFHNDHIDPFFAAAVINNCSDDVPFIGPLKSVEKWLSYGVPKERCKVVKPGDIVKIKDCEIVVLDSFDRTCIVTANEDIRGKCPTDMDEKAVNYLIKTPAGSVYHSGDSHYSIYFAKHGKDYQIDVALGSFGENPVGVQDKMTSVDILRMAEALNCKIVIPVHYDVWTNFKADPEEILMLYKFKKDILDYKFKVFIWDVGGKYVWPTDKDKIKYHYRRGFEDCFTDEPNVPFRSIL
- a CDS encoding FAD-dependent oxidoreductase, whose protein sequence is MDKKYSILFDEVSIGSCVIKNRFAMAPMGPLGLGDSEGGFNQRGIDYYVERAKGGTGLIITGVTFVDNDIEKHDMPNCPCSTHTPVHFIRTAREMTEKIHAYGSKVFLQLSGGFGRVTIPTNLGEHPPVAPSPIPHRWLDKTCRPLTKEEIRRIVVQFGKGAYNAKRAGFDGVQIHAVHEGYLLDQFAISMFNNRTDEYGGSLENRLRFAREVLEEIKNTCGSDFPVTLRYSVKSFIKDWRKGGLPGEEFEEKGRDIEEGIEAAKLLVEYGYDALDVDVGSYDAWWWSHPPMYQEKGLYIPYAKMVKEAVNVPVICAGRMDNPDLASDAVRDGACDIVSLGRPLLADPDYVNKLKAGDTASIRPCLSCHEGCMGRIQEYSALNCAVNPQACRESAERLIPTQHKKKVLIVGGGVSGCEAARVLALRGHEPIVYEKTGRLGGNLIPGGVPSFKEDDHALVAWYENELKKLNVEVHLNTELDAHDVINFDADVVIVATGSKPKVFSLGEGPLYTAQDVLLGKVDIGNDVVIIGGGLVGCETALWLKDMGKNVTIVEALPKLLAVNGPLCHANSEMLKELIPFKGIRTITSAKATAYDGKVLKVNTPDGDIDIAADTVILAVGYAPSDSLYKEVEDEIPNVYLIGDAGNVSNIMYAIWNAFEVAKNID